The following are encoded in a window of Labrus bergylta chromosome 16, fLabBer1.1, whole genome shotgun sequence genomic DNA:
- the prl gene encoding prolactin isoform X2 — translation MANRKNKTGKLFMSGSTLLYMAAVCSAVPVGDLLDRASQGSDTLHSLSTILSHELDSHFPPIGRVIMPRPSMCHTSSLQTPNDKEQALQVSESDLLSLARSLLKAWKDPLVVLSNSANDLPHPAHNSISNKIQQLQEHSKSLGDGLDILSGKMGPGAQSISFLPYRGGNDIGQDKITKLTNFHFLLSCFRRDSHKIDSFLKVLRCRAANMC, via the exons ATGGctaacagaaaaaacaagactGGGAAGCTCTTCATGTCGG GCTCCACACTGTTGTATATGGCTGCCGTGTGCAGTGCTGTCCCAGTCGGTGACCTGCTGGACCGAGCCTCTCAGGGCTCTGACACGCTGCACTCCCTCAGCACCATACTTTCACACGAGCTG GACTCTCATTTCCCGCCTATAGGCCGGGTGATCATGCCGCGCCCCTCAATGTGCCACACATCGTCCCTGCAGACGCCCAACGATAAGGAGCAAGCCCTTCAAGTATCC GAGTCAGATCTGCTCTCATTGGCTCGTTCCCTTCTCAAGGCCTGGAAAGACCCCCTGGTGGTCCTCTCCAACTCTGCTAACGACCTTCCCCACCCAGCCCACAACAGCATATCCAACAAGATCCAGCAGCTTCAGGAGCACTCCAAGAGTCTGGGAGACGGCCTGGATATTCTCTCTGGCAAG ATGGGTCCAGGGGCTCAGAGCATCTCCTTTCTGCCCTACAGAGGAGGCAATGACATCGGCCAAGACAAGATAACCAAACTTACCaattttcatttcctgttgtcCTGTTTCCGCCGGGACTCCCACAAGATCGATAGCTTCCTGAAAGTCCTGCGCTGCCGGGCCGCCAACATGTGCTAA
- the prl gene encoding prolactin isoform X1 — MANRKNKTGKLFMSGSTLLYMAAVCSAVPVGDLLDRASQGSDTLHSLSTILSHELQDSHFPPIGRVIMPRPSMCHTSSLQTPNDKEQALQVSESDLLSLARSLLKAWKDPLVVLSNSANDLPHPAHNSISNKIQQLQEHSKSLGDGLDILSGKMGPGAQSISFLPYRGGNDIGQDKITKLTNFHFLLSCFRRDSHKIDSFLKVLRCRAANMC; from the exons ATGGctaacagaaaaaacaagactGGGAAGCTCTTCATGTCGG GCTCCACACTGTTGTATATGGCTGCCGTGTGCAGTGCTGTCCCAGTCGGTGACCTGCTGGACCGAGCCTCTCAGGGCTCTGACACGCTGCACTCCCTCAGCACCATACTTTCACACGAGCTG CAGGACTCTCATTTCCCGCCTATAGGCCGGGTGATCATGCCGCGCCCCTCAATGTGCCACACATCGTCCCTGCAGACGCCCAACGATAAGGAGCAAGCCCTTCAAGTATCC GAGTCAGATCTGCTCTCATTGGCTCGTTCCCTTCTCAAGGCCTGGAAAGACCCCCTGGTGGTCCTCTCCAACTCTGCTAACGACCTTCCCCACCCAGCCCACAACAGCATATCCAACAAGATCCAGCAGCTTCAGGAGCACTCCAAGAGTCTGGGAGACGGCCTGGATATTCTCTCTGGCAAG ATGGGTCCAGGGGCTCAGAGCATCTCCTTTCTGCCCTACAGAGGAGGCAATGACATCGGCCAAGACAAGATAACCAAACTTACCaattttcatttcctgttgtcCTGTTTCCGCCGGGACTCCCACAAGATCGATAGCTTCCTGAAAGTCCTGCGCTGCCGGGCCGCCAACATGTGCTAA